AAAGCCCCACGCCTGTAAAGTTGGCCACTTCTAAAATGTGGGCAAGTTTGATGGCAAGAATTGATGCCATATTTGTATGGGTAAAAGTATAGGTAAAGTTAGCTATCGGCAACATAACAACGATGTATGACGCCATGGTCTTCATGCTCTCTACCATATAATTAATCATATCGGTAGGCTTTTTGACCGTGCCCACGTTCTTTCCGTATACCCAACCGGCGATAACGAAGAAAACGAACAGAATTGGAATCATTCCCCTCAAGAAAATGGAGGGAACTATCGTATTTTTAACGGGATCACGCAGAGGACCGCCCGGTATCAGCGTCAGAAGAAACATCAAAAGAAAGAAACCAAAAGCAGCCAATCCGGCTTTTTTCATACTGCTAAGCTCCCTCTCTGTAAGGGGTGTTAAGTATTCATGAGGAACTTGAGCATGTTCATATTCGGGATCCCATCTCGCCAGCCTTGGCATAGCAAATTTAATGGTAAATACTGTTCCGACAATGGTAACTACAAAAACAGACGCGATCATAAAAAAGTAATTGGCTGTGGGATAAACGTTATAGGATGGATCAGCTATTCTAGCTGAAGTGTTTGTAATGCCTGCCAAGAGCACATCAGTTCCGGCTATAAACAAATTTGCAGTAAATCCCGAAGCAGCAGCAACATAACCTAATATTAAACCAAAAATAGGATCTTTCTTTCTTGCATAAAACAGTGCAGCTGTTAAAGGCGGAATAATAACTGTTCCGGCATCAGAGGCTAAATTGGAACACATGCCTATTATAAAAATAGCCGGGATCATCAATTTGTCTGGAACTGTGGTGAGCGTTTTCATTATCGCAGGTATGAACCCAGCCCTTTCAGCGAAACCAGCTGCCATCATCATAACCAAAACCAGACCTAATGGCGGAAACTTGGTGAAATTGCCGACCATATTTGACAGGATCCAATCCAATCCCTTTCGATTCAATAAACTCATAATTTCGATTTTCTCATTGCTGCCTGGTGCAACTGCAGATACGCCGGCCAGAACACCGGAAAGGACAATTACAAGTAGCCAGAAAAACAAAAATATCCAAAATATGTGGGGCAACTTGTTTCCGACTCGTTCAATCCATCCAACGAACCTCGATAAGATGCCATTCTCACTCTTAGCCAAAACGAACTCCTCCCTTCGATATTTAAAACTACATTTAAAATTTGAAAGTCACCTTGGAATTATACATGGCTTTGTGTTTTTTATGAATCATTTTAAGAGCTTGACACGCATGAAACTCTAGTTTATAATCTCGAAATTATTAAATTCTGGTTTGGAGGGATCGTCATGTCTAAATTTGTAAACTGCGTAGTGTGCGAAGGAAAGGTGGAAGTATCCGATGAACTTTTAGAAGGGGAAATTATCACCTGTCCCGACTGCGGATCTGAACTGGAAGTGATTTCTTTGGATCCCTTAACGGTGGCAGAAGCACCCGAAGTGCAGGAGGATTGGGGAGAATAATGGCCAAGGTCTTCATGTTCTATTCCCGTCTTAGGGCTGAGGAGAAAATGATAATTGAGGCAGCAAAGGCAAGAGAAATCCCTTTAGAATCGATTGTCGTCTCCGACTTGGTCTGGCCCAACGATATTTGTCAAAGGAAAGATGTGGCCCTGTGCCGCTGTATTGGACACAGGCAAAATCTTGCGCTGGCGTTAACGTTAGAGGCAATGGGCGTAACCACCATAAACCCTTCCGACGTCATGAATATATGTTCGGACAAAATCGCCACTTCTTCGAAGCTCTCTATAGCAGGCATTCCCCAACCCAATTATGCTGTGGCCTTTTCGTTGGAGGGCACACTAAAATGCGTTGAAAAAATGGGATATCCCGTCGTCTTGAAACCCCCCGTCGGCAGTTGGGGAAGGCTTTTGGCAAAGGTCAACGACAAGGATGCGCTGGAAGCAGTAGTCGAACATAAGTTGCACTTGGGTTCGCAGCACAGCGCAATTTACATTCAAAAATATGTCGACAAAAATGGATTCGACATAAGGGCCACCATAATAGGAGATTCTCCCGTATCGGCCATAAGAAGGTGCAGCAATCATTGGATTACGAACACCGCAAGGGGCGGCGAGGCACAAAACTACCCTCTGACCGATGAACTCAAGAAATTGCTTGTTGATGTTCAAAGGGCTATCGGTGGAAAATTACTTGCCGTCGATGTGTTTGAGACCTATAACGGCTATCTCGTGAACGAAGTCAACGGCCAGCCGGAGTTTAGAAGCTCTCACGAAAGGATAACAGGCGTTGATGTTGCCGGAAAGATAGTCGAGATGGCTTGGACATTGGCTCAAGAGAGTGATGAAAATGACTTTTAAGGCAGCGATATGGGGAGCAAGCGGAATGGCAGGTGGTGAGGTTCTGCGAATATTGGCCCGACATCCCGATATAAAAGTGGAATGTGCCGTCTCAAAGAACAAAAATAGACAATTCATATGGCAGACACACCCTCATTTAAGGGATGAATTTGGCACTTTAACATTTTGTGACCACGATGAGGCATTTTTAAAAGAAGTAGATATCGCATTTTTAGCAGTCCCTCACGGCACAGCCGTGTCCGTCATCGAAAAATACTTGGAAAAAGGCACGAAGGTAGTAGATCTGTCTGCTGACGTTAGGCTTTATTCTGCTAAAGATTATGAAAAATGGTACGGGTCGCCTCATCCAAACCCGGATTTATTGATCAGTGCGGTTTACGGTTTGCCCGAGCTCCATGGGAAGGAAATCAAAGAGTCAAATTTAGTGAGCGGAGTAGGTTGTAACGCAGCCTGCTGTATATTGGGGCTTTTTCCCCTCGCCAGAGAGGGCTTGATAGAGGAAATCCGAATCGAAGTGAGGGTTGGATCATCCGAAGCTGGTGCAACACCGACACTGGGAAGCCATCATCCCTACAGAAGCAGGACGTTAAGAGTGTACGAACCTTTTAGGCATCGCCATTTGGCTGAAATCCTGCAGGAACTTTCCCTTGAGGAAGATGCAGTAACGATGACGATGACAGCCGTGGAGATCGTCCGCGGTGCACAAATGTTGGCTCATATTCGACTGTCGGAAAAAGTGAGAGAGGGAGAAATATGGAGGCTCTACAAGAATGCTTATAGAGACAAGCCCTTTTTGCAGCTTTGTCCGGCCAAACCTGCTCATCTCAGGCTTCCCGAACCAAAGATGGTGACGGGTAGCAATCAGGCAATGACTGGTTTTACCCTCCACGAGGACGGGCGCAGGATGTTGGTAGTTACGGCCATAGATAACCTGATGAAAGGGGCAGCAGGAACGGCTGTCCAGGCATCCAACCTGATGCTGGGGTTAAACGAAACCGAAGGACTTACCATGATGCCCGTTTACCCCGTGTAAGCAACATGACTCACTGAAAGGAGAAAGGACAGTGACATATCAAAACCTTAGTTCCATTAAAAGGGGAGTAGTAAAGATCGGGGGAGCAAGCGGCAATAACCTTGAATATCTCGTCAAGGAACTTTCTGAAAGAGTAAAGAAGGGAGAAGAGTGGCTTCTTGTTCATGGCGCAAGTTCTTATATGGACAATCTATCGAGGGCTTTAAATATTACTCCAAAATACGTTATGAGCCCCGGTGGTTTTAAGAGCCGCTTCGTAAACTCGACCGATCTGGAATTGTTTCGAGCTGCATGCTCCGTATTTTCCATACAACTTGTTAGCTCCTTCGGTCAACTGGGGGTTAATGCCGTCCCGCTTTATCCGCCAGACAACATATCCGCCGTTGCTAAAAGAAAGGATGTCCTACGGGTTACAGAAAATGGCAAAGTGCGTTTAATTAGAGGCAATTGCAGCGGATTTATCACGTCCTTTCGAAACGAAAGTATCTTTGCATTGTGGGATTTAGGTGCTCTTCCCGTCTTACCTCCTCTGGCTTATGACGAGAAAGGTAACGGCGTCTTGAACGTCGATGGGGATCGCATGGCTGCTGCAGCAGCTGCGTCTGTTAAAGCAGATGTATTGGTCATATTAAGCAACATTCCGGGATTGCTTCAAGATCCAAACGATACTTCCACGTTGATTAAAATGTCTACGCTCGAAGACTGGACCGAACTGGAAAGCTATTCTCGGGGAAACATGAAGCGCAAACTGCTAGCGGCAAAAGAAGCGCTCGAAGGCGGAGTTAATTCGGTATTTATAGGAGACAGCAGGCAACCAAATCCGATAAAGACGATATTCTCTGGAGGAGGGACGCACTTATGTCGGAGCTTTACGGAAGCCGCGGTATAACTTTAACATACGGGAATGGTGCAATAATCAGAGATAAAGAAGGAAAAGAATATATAGATTTTTACTGTGGCAGCGGAGCTGCGCTCTTCGGACATTGCCATCCCTACCTTGTTAAGACATTAAAAGAAGCATCGGAAATGCCGTGGACGGTAGGGATAGGCATGGGATCGGATACGAGAAATAAGTTCATGGAATCCTTAAAACAGATATTTCCGGACAGAGAATGCTTCTTCTGCAACAGCGGATCTGAAGCAGTGGAGGCCGCACTTAAACTTGTCACCTTTTTAAACTCCAATAGAAAAAAAATCCTTGCCCTACGCCGAAGCTTTCACGGACGCACGCTTGGGGCTTTGTCTTTAACCTTTAACCCGCTTTACAGAAACCCTTGGACACACGTTCTTTTGCCAGTAACCCATTTAGAACCAGAGGAACTGCCGTCAAGGGTAGATGAAGATACCGTTGCGGTATTTGTAGAGCCCGTCAGAGGGGAAGGCGGAGTCTATCCCCTCAAGAAGGATATTGGGAAGAAGATAACTGAGGCGTGCAAATTGCACGGAGCTTTGCTCGTCAGCGATGAGGTTCA
The window above is part of the Acetomicrobium thermoterrenum DSM 13490 genome. Proteins encoded here:
- a CDS encoding AbgT family transporter, which gives rise to MAKSENGILSRFVGWIERVGNKLPHIFWIFLFFWLLVIVLSGVLAGVSAVAPGSNEKIEIMSLLNRKGLDWILSNMVGNFTKFPPLGLVLVMMMAAGFAERAGFIPAIMKTLTTVPDKLMIPAIFIIGMCSNLASDAGTVIIPPLTAALFYARKKDPIFGLILGYVAAASGFTANLFIAGTDVLLAGITNTSARIADPSYNVYPTANYFFMIASVFVVTIVGTVFTIKFAMPRLARWDPEYEHAQVPHEYLTPLTERELSSMKKAGLAAFGFFLLMFLLTLIPGGPLRDPVKNTIVPSIFLRGMIPILFVFFVIAGWVYGKNVGTVKKPTDMINYMVESMKTMASYIVVMLPIANFTYTFTHTNMASILAIKLAHILEVANFTGVGLFVSIVIISTFVNLFLSSGSTKWAFLAPVIVPMMYYLGYTPEWTQLLYRIGDSSTNSFTPLFTYFPIILGFASVYKKDVGVGTIISRTFIYSLLFLVTWTAMILVWFYLGLPLGPGAPIRL
- a CDS encoding alpha-aminoadipate/glutamate carrier protein LysW, which encodes MSKFVNCVVCEGKVEVSDELLEGEIITCPDCGSELEVISLDPLTVAEAPEVQEDWGE
- the lysX gene encoding lysine biosynthesis protein LysX → MAKVFMFYSRLRAEEKMIIEAAKAREIPLESIVVSDLVWPNDICQRKDVALCRCIGHRQNLALALTLEAMGVTTINPSDVMNICSDKIATSSKLSIAGIPQPNYAVAFSLEGTLKCVEKMGYPVVLKPPVGSWGRLLAKVNDKDALEAVVEHKLHLGSQHSAIYIQKYVDKNGFDIRATIIGDSPVSAIRRCSNHWITNTARGGEAQNYPLTDELKKLLVDVQRAIGGKLLAVDVFETYNGYLVNEVNGQPEFRSSHERITGVDVAGKIVEMAWTLAQESDENDF
- the argC gene encoding N-acetyl-gamma-glutamyl-phosphate reductase, which gives rise to MTFKAAIWGASGMAGGEVLRILARHPDIKVECAVSKNKNRQFIWQTHPHLRDEFGTLTFCDHDEAFLKEVDIAFLAVPHGTAVSVIEKYLEKGTKVVDLSADVRLYSAKDYEKWYGSPHPNPDLLISAVYGLPELHGKEIKESNLVSGVGCNAACCILGLFPLAREGLIEEIRIEVRVGSSEAGATPTLGSHHPYRSRTLRVYEPFRHRHLAEILQELSLEEDAVTMTMTAVEIVRGAQMLAHIRLSEKVREGEIWRLYKNAYRDKPFLQLCPAKPAHLRLPEPKMVTGSNQAMTGFTLHEDGRRMLVVTAIDNLMKGAAGTAVQASNLMLGLNETEGLTMMPVYPV
- a CDS encoding [LysW]-aminoadipate kinase, whose product is MTYQNLSSIKRGVVKIGGASGNNLEYLVKELSERVKKGEEWLLVHGASSYMDNLSRALNITPKYVMSPGGFKSRFVNSTDLELFRAACSVFSIQLVSSFGQLGVNAVPLYPPDNISAVAKRKDVLRVTENGKVRLIRGNCSGFITSFRNESIFALWDLGALPVLPPLAYDEKGNGVLNVDGDRMAAAAAASVKADVLVILSNIPGLLQDPNDTSTLIKMSTLEDWTELESYSRGNMKRKLLAAKEALEGGVNSVFIGDSRQPNPIKTIFSGGGTHLCRSFTEAAV
- a CDS encoding aspartate aminotransferase family protein gives rise to the protein MSELYGSRGITLTYGNGAIIRDKEGKEYIDFYCGSGAALFGHCHPYLVKTLKEASEMPWTVGIGMGSDTRNKFMESLKQIFPDRECFFCNSGSEAVEAALKLVTFLNSNRKKILALRRSFHGRTLGALSLTFNPLYRNPWTHVLLPVTHLEPEELPSRVDEDTVAVFVEPVRGEGGVYPLKKDIGKKITEACKLHGALLVSDEVQCGWGRCGDYSVSEKCGLDPDIICLAKGVSGGFPVGMMLWKEKLGGFPPSGHSSTYGGNPLAMALGLATISLLQGEGYMQKAVELGDHFRGLLQKIDSPLIREVRGRGLLNGVELSVKTIPIVKELQDRGVLALPAGPFVVRFLSPLTSTTEHFEKTADIFKAVLEEKEKGDVC